In Microvenator marinus, one genomic interval encodes:
- the dtd gene encoding D-aminoacyl-tRNA deacylase, whose amino-acid sequence MKALIQRAKYGKVTVDGTTVGQISGGIVLLLGAEEGDTEKDLAYVVEKVVNLRIFADNAGKMNLSLLDVGGELLVISQFTLMADTRKGRRPSFVKAMEPGLAEDYYLRFIDAAKALGVSKVESGVFGAMMDVEILNEGPVTIMIDSKRD is encoded by the coding sequence ATGAAAGCATTAATACAACGCGCAAAATACGGAAAAGTCACCGTGGACGGCACCACCGTCGGCCAAATCTCGGGTGGAATCGTGCTTCTTCTCGGAGCCGAAGAAGGAGACACGGAGAAAGACCTCGCCTACGTGGTCGAGAAGGTCGTCAATCTGAGAATCTTCGCAGATAACGCGGGGAAGATGAACCTCAGCCTGCTGGATGTCGGGGGCGAACTACTGGTGATTTCGCAGTTTACGCTTATGGCCGACACACGAAAGGGTAGGCGCCCAAGCTTTGTCAAAGCCATGGAGCCCGGCCTTGCAGAGGACTACTATTTGAGGTTCATCGACGCAGCAAAGGCACTGGGTGTGTCAAAAGTAGAGTCCGGCGTCTTTGGCGCAATGATGGACGTGGAGATTCTGAACGAAGGTCCTGTGACCATAATGATCGATTCCAAACGAGACTAG
- a CDS encoding OmpP1/FadL family transporter, whose product MKNTTGLLVCLGLLAFASDAFAAGFHLPGHGVRPLGRAGAFVASGGQNLNSLWHNPANLAGKSEFELTVDLALINLSFEFQRAPREMPNGEIRTYEPVQNDAPIKTDPQVLIGGPTGVEGLAWAFGVYAPYLSGHRFPEDGAQRYVQVDNDSSVLGYFHLALAYEVGKRFRLGAGVQWVPASFNFITVTSGYTGLYGDPEDRDLDILSEVTVTSLTSFSGNAGIWVGIAPFLEFGAAVQLPVTFDDEDAKLRVRLPSSPAFNNAALDNDSVSSSMGFPWMARAGLRYVGAGWDLELMVNYENWNSFSEIAATPNDIAVTGVPGIGAIPVGPLSIQQDWTDTVGVHIGSDIELSPAWVVRAGYGFELGAIPDERYSVFLADGDKHMLAGGVSWRLGAWSLDAGLAAYLMPDRSITNSKVRQINPTDADNELTLVVGNGEYSQTYIAAGLGVNVEF is encoded by the coding sequence ATGAAGAACACAACTGGTCTTTTGGTGTGTCTTGGGCTTTTAGCTTTTGCCTCAGACGCGTTTGCGGCGGGTTTTCACTTGCCTGGACATGGCGTTCGGCCGCTCGGTAGAGCTGGCGCCTTTGTGGCGTCCGGCGGGCAAAATCTCAACAGTCTCTGGCATAACCCGGCAAACCTCGCCGGTAAGTCGGAGTTTGAACTGACGGTGGATCTCGCGTTGATCAACCTCAGCTTTGAGTTCCAGCGGGCGCCCAGGGAGATGCCAAATGGGGAGATTCGAACGTACGAGCCCGTCCAGAACGACGCGCCCATTAAGACGGATCCACAAGTCTTGATTGGAGGCCCAACGGGGGTCGAAGGGCTCGCCTGGGCGTTTGGCGTCTATGCTCCCTACCTCTCTGGCCATCGGTTTCCCGAAGACGGTGCGCAACGCTACGTTCAGGTGGACAACGATTCCTCGGTGCTCGGCTACTTCCATCTGGCGCTCGCCTACGAGGTAGGAAAACGTTTTAGGCTCGGCGCGGGCGTTCAATGGGTTCCGGCGAGCTTCAACTTTATCACGGTGACATCGGGCTATACGGGGCTCTATGGGGACCCCGAGGACCGAGACCTGGACATCCTCTCCGAGGTCACGGTGACGTCGCTGACGAGCTTTTCAGGAAACGCAGGCATTTGGGTAGGGATAGCGCCGTTTTTGGAGTTCGGTGCCGCCGTGCAGCTCCCGGTGACCTTCGATGATGAGGATGCAAAGCTGCGAGTGCGTCTACCTTCGAGTCCGGCCTTCAATAACGCTGCGCTGGACAATGATTCGGTCTCGAGCTCCATGGGTTTTCCGTGGATGGCGAGGGCCGGCCTTCGGTATGTCGGGGCGGGCTGGGACCTCGAGCTCATGGTCAACTATGAGAATTGGAACTCGTTCTCGGAGATCGCTGCCACGCCCAATGATATTGCCGTGACAGGCGTGCCTGGCATTGGCGCCATCCCTGTTGGGCCCTTGAGTATCCAGCAAGATTGGACGGATACGGTTGGCGTTCACATTGGTTCGGATATCGAACTTTCACCTGCGTGGGTGGTTCGTGCGGGCTACGGATTTGAATTGGGTGCCATTCCGGATGAACGCTACAGCGTGTTTCTTGCTGATGGAGACAAGCATATGCTAGCTGGAGGTGTTTCGTGGCGATTGGGCGCGTGGTCACTGGACGCTGGACTGGCGGCGTATCTGATGCCAGATCGTTCGATCACGAACTCTAAGGTCAGGCAAATCAACCCCACCGATGCGGATAACGAACTGACGTTGGTGGTAGGGAACGGGGAGTACAGCCAGACCTACATCGCTGCGGGTCTTGGGGTGAACGTGGAGTTCTAG
- the rarD gene encoding EamA family transporter RarD, whose protein sequence is MSTSESKGGLLFALGAYLMWGVFPIYWKFLIDIPALNILAHRMVWSLAFLLVLLTVRSRWSWISKLNRKVVFAYFGASLFLAANWGTYIWAVNAGFVVETALGYFINPLINVVFGALVLGERPRKGQWIAILLAAMGVFHLAFLYGQVPWIALILASTFGLYGLIKKMSPLGALESVTLESALLFIPALGFIIWSEMEHSYFLGGDGLTQTLLALSGVATMLPLLCFAAAVRRLTLTVLGVMQYIAPTLQFLIGVLLYNEPMDATRLVGFILIWTALAVFSVEGILTRRARMAKQEALVDQGQNMV, encoded by the coding sequence ATGTCAACTTCAGAATCAAAGGGCGGCCTGCTCTTTGCCCTCGGTGCGTACCTGATGTGGGGAGTCTTTCCGATCTATTGGAAGTTCCTGATCGATATCCCCGCGCTGAACATTTTGGCGCATCGCATGGTCTGGTCGCTGGCGTTTCTCCTGGTGCTATTGACCGTTCGCTCACGCTGGTCGTGGATTTCAAAGCTCAACCGCAAGGTGGTCTTTGCGTATTTTGGTGCGTCGCTCTTCTTGGCAGCTAACTGGGGAACGTATATCTGGGCGGTCAATGCCGGGTTTGTGGTGGAGACCGCGCTCGGCTACTTCATCAATCCACTCATCAACGTGGTTTTCGGCGCATTGGTGCTGGGCGAGCGGCCGCGCAAGGGGCAGTGGATAGCCATCTTGTTGGCGGCGATGGGTGTCTTCCATCTGGCGTTCCTCTATGGGCAAGTGCCGTGGATCGCTCTGATTTTGGCCAGCACCTTTGGACTCTACGGGCTGATCAAGAAGATGTCGCCGCTCGGCGCGCTCGAGAGCGTGACGCTCGAGTCCGCGCTCCTCTTCATTCCGGCGCTTGGCTTCATCATCTGGTCTGAGATGGAGCACTCGTACTTCCTGGGCGGGGACGGGCTCACGCAAACCTTGCTGGCGCTATCTGGTGTGGCGACCATGCTGCCGCTCCTATGCTTTGCGGCTGCCGTTCGCCGCCTGACGCTCACCGTCTTGGGGGTCATGCAATACATCGCCCCGACGCTACAATTTCTGATTGGGGTCCTTCTCTACAACGAGCCCATGGACGCCACGCGCCTGGTGGGCTTCATCCTGATTTGGACTGCGTTGGCGGTCTTTAGTGTCGAGGGTATCTTGACGAGGCGAGCCAGAATGGCCAAGCAGGAGGCCCTCGTTGACCAAGGTCAAAACATGGTTTAG
- a CDS encoding serine/threonine protein kinase encodes MLSYGPYKVIRELGSGGMGRVYLAEGPRGEQVAVKSLKDLGPSRIEAIRREVTLLRDLHHPNIVRFFDEGLDEEQPWYAMEFIEGISLRDMIDGETMETVVDASLLSTNIVGKGPAAEPAGVKNWRELMPVICDVLSGLNAIHAVGVIHRDIKPENILVRPDHSAVLLDFGVAGKLTGIIDREELSDSTDVGATPAYAPPEQQVGEAVDARADMYALGGTLFEVLTGMLPYRARTAIAMYTAHVEEPIPSVRDFNPEVPASLDRLVGRLLAKAPRDRPGFAFDVDLEMREILGMPAPEYKPASYIYHPMFTGRAAELDQLRDFLRGTAQGKSLLATVKGIAGIGKTRLLQELVRDAQERTQIVVVQSRGARTAVERAWDRISFERQSAFEALDLSQIHDPTYVEWMRSVLVRAVKEKPLVIVFDDAPNLDDDSIHAIVALAGAPIPGMSVILSMRSDDPETPAFADMPVDLSLHLKELTRADVELMLRSMLALKTVPERHLDFVIRQSQGNPFVVAELVRYGMELGLIWRRDGMWEFKPDANVDVWKDIPVPDRLARMYFRRFVRLPSKERDILYAISIAGDGAPEELIRSICLDLTSLGALVAREIVLPVDDGTVRLYQPRMVEIILESMDAHKRELYEERATHWWKAFSKARTKRLGAVKGPKS; translated from the coding sequence GTGCTCTCATATGGCCCGTACAAAGTAATCCGCGAGCTTGGAAGTGGTGGTATGGGCCGCGTTTATCTGGCGGAGGGGCCGCGTGGAGAGCAGGTTGCGGTCAAGAGCCTGAAGGACCTTGGACCATCCCGTATTGAGGCCATTCGCCGCGAAGTGACGCTTCTTCGCGACCTGCACCATCCAAATATTGTGCGATTCTTCGACGAGGGTTTGGACGAGGAGCAACCCTGGTACGCCATGGAGTTTATCGAGGGCATCTCGCTCCGCGATATGATCGACGGTGAGACTATGGAAACGGTGGTCGACGCCTCGCTTTTGTCCACAAATATTGTTGGGAAAGGCCCCGCAGCCGAGCCTGCGGGCGTCAAGAACTGGCGCGAGCTCATGCCTGTGATCTGCGACGTCCTGAGCGGGCTCAACGCCATTCACGCTGTCGGAGTCATCCACCGCGATATTAAGCCCGAAAACATCCTCGTTCGCCCCGACCATAGTGCGGTCCTCTTGGATTTTGGCGTAGCCGGAAAGCTGACGGGAATCATTGATCGCGAAGAACTCTCGGACTCGACTGACGTGGGCGCTACGCCTGCTTACGCCCCGCCGGAACAACAAGTGGGCGAAGCAGTGGACGCGAGGGCGGACATGTACGCCCTTGGCGGAACGCTCTTCGAGGTGCTCACGGGCATGCTCCCCTATCGCGCGCGCACTGCCATCGCCATGTATACGGCGCATGTGGAGGAGCCGATTCCGTCAGTACGCGACTTCAACCCGGAGGTGCCCGCCTCGCTCGACCGCCTCGTAGGCCGACTCCTGGCCAAGGCGCCGCGGGACCGCCCTGGATTTGCATTCGATGTGGACCTCGAAATGCGCGAGATCCTCGGCATGCCTGCCCCTGAGTACAAGCCCGCGTCGTATATCTACCACCCAATGTTTACCGGACGTGCCGCGGAGCTCGACCAGCTCCGAGATTTCCTGCGCGGAACCGCCCAGGGCAAGTCACTACTGGCCACAGTGAAGGGGATTGCGGGGATCGGGAAGACCCGGCTCCTTCAAGAGCTGGTGCGCGACGCGCAGGAACGCACCCAGATTGTAGTGGTGCAAAGTCGCGGGGCACGGACCGCGGTGGAGCGCGCGTGGGATCGAATCAGTTTTGAGAGGCAATCGGCATTTGAAGCGCTGGATCTGAGCCAGATTCACGACCCGACCTACGTCGAGTGGATGCGAAGCGTGCTGGTGCGTGCCGTCAAAGAAAAGCCGCTCGTGATCGTGTTTGATGACGCACCGAATCTGGACGACGACTCCATTCACGCGATTGTGGCGCTGGCTGGCGCGCCGATTCCGGGTATGAGCGTGATTTTGAGTATGCGAAGTGATGACCCGGAGACGCCGGCCTTCGCTGATATGCCCGTGGACCTTTCACTACACCTCAAAGAGCTCACCCGCGCGGACGTCGAGCTCATGCTTCGCTCCATGCTCGCCCTTAAAACCGTGCCCGAGAGGCATCTGGACTTTGTGATCCGGCAGTCACAGGGAAACCCTTTTGTGGTGGCGGAATTGGTGCGCTACGGCATGGAGCTCGGCCTTATCTGGCGGCGCGATGGCATGTGGGAGTTTAAGCCGGACGCGAACGTGGACGTCTGGAAGGATATCCCGGTACCCGACAGGCTCGCGCGCATGTACTTCAGGCGTTTTGTGCGGCTGCCGAGCAAGGAGCGCGACATTCTCTACGCGATTTCGATTGCCGGGGATGGTGCGCCCGAAGAGCTCATCCGCTCGATTTGCCTGGACCTCACTTCACTCGGGGCATTGGTCGCACGCGAGATTGTGCTTCCGGTGGACGACGGCACGGTCCGTCTCTATCAGCCGCGTATGGTGGAGATCATTTTGGAGTCGATGGATGCGCATAAGCGCGAGCTTTATGAGGAACGCGCGACCCATTGGTGGAAAGCGTTTTCGAAGGCTCGGACCAAGCGGTTGGGAGCCGTCAAAGGTCCAAAGAGCTAG
- a CDS encoding MopE-related protein: protein MTNWTNRNLIISGVLSLCLSGCSGETKSPENGSGTTNNPEECKLTAGGIELCDGLDNDCDGEVDETHDVGEVCLVGEGECETPGVKACADDQVSTICNLTEQPPSGCDLSTACIGEGESCEIQEGDCRSNGVIRCDGSQSFCDAVPSLFCEGECREEVWFNSTQNCGTCGNACEMGQVCDQGNCECPSNQVLCGGSCRAPEFFLSNSENCGVCSNICDTLCDEGECVGATDVALGEEHACALISTGRVYCWGSNDFDQLGYDGPGSPTPVLVEGLTDVVSINAGRNYTCALDTSAVLRCWGSNESGALGTGIGGSTSDHVPRMVASGVDSFSCGASHACVLIDGQTSCWGANVDGQLGIGNTDTQFSPMEVTGLSNVLAVSAGDDHTCVIEDLFDGIVKCWGANGFNKLGDQSNPPVEQRTSPGSVYSIANIKAVAAGDELTCMISADVAFGTSCIGMDFNQFFEFPTEITTLDIAEFSIGKTTRCFVTVSDQLYCWGEFAGGGSAQTLMQPTLNTEVPNATRVDAGSGGACAIDSEGRLYCWGRNSSGQLGDGTYVSSASAKKVEFSGSN, encoded by the coding sequence ATGACAAATTGGACCAATAGAAACCTGATAATCTCCGGAGTGTTGAGTCTTTGTTTGAGCGGTTGTTCGGGGGAGACCAAATCACCTGAGAATGGCTCTGGCACGACCAACAATCCGGAAGAATGCAAACTGACCGCAGGTGGTATCGAGCTGTGCGATGGTCTCGACAACGACTGTGATGGTGAAGTTGATGAAACTCATGATGTCGGTGAGGTTTGTCTGGTGGGGGAAGGCGAATGCGAAACCCCTGGTGTAAAGGCTTGTGCTGACGACCAAGTGTCCACAATCTGCAATCTCACGGAGCAACCTCCTTCCGGGTGCGACTTGTCTACAGCCTGCATCGGTGAGGGCGAGTCATGTGAGATCCAAGAAGGAGATTGTCGGTCCAACGGTGTCATTCGGTGTGACGGCAGCCAAAGTTTCTGTGATGCGGTACCTAGCCTTTTTTGTGAAGGGGAATGCAGGGAAGAAGTCTGGTTTAACTCCACTCAAAATTGTGGAACATGCGGGAACGCGTGTGAGATGGGTCAAGTGTGTGACCAAGGAAATTGTGAGTGTCCGTCAAATCAGGTCCTTTGCGGAGGAAGTTGTAGGGCGCCGGAGTTTTTCCTTTCCAACTCGGAAAACTGCGGGGTTTGCTCCAATATCTGTGACACTTTATGTGATGAGGGCGAGTGTGTTGGGGCAACCGATGTGGCATTGGGCGAGGAGCACGCTTGTGCGCTGATTTCAACAGGGCGCGTTTATTGTTGGGGCAGCAATGACTTCGATCAACTTGGCTACGACGGTCCCGGATCTCCTACACCTGTCCTCGTGGAGGGATTGACTGATGTTGTTAGTATCAATGCGGGTCGCAATTACACTTGTGCATTGGATACCAGCGCCGTCTTGCGGTGTTGGGGATCAAACGAAAGTGGTGCTTTGGGAACTGGAATTGGGGGTTCGACGAGTGACCACGTGCCACGCATGGTAGCGTCAGGCGTAGACTCCTTTTCTTGTGGCGCCTCCCATGCCTGCGTTCTAATCGACGGCCAAACAAGTTGTTGGGGGGCCAATGTCGACGGCCAGTTGGGTATTGGTAACACGGATACTCAGTTTTCTCCGATGGAGGTAACAGGGCTTTCCAACGTATTGGCAGTTAGTGCGGGAGATGACCATACATGCGTGATCGAGGACCTTTTCGACGGAATTGTTAAATGCTGGGGAGCAAATGGCTTCAACAAACTCGGCGATCAAAGCAATCCTCCGGTTGAACAAAGGACGTCTCCTGGATCGGTCTATAGCATTGCTAACATAAAGGCCGTGGCGGCTGGGGACGAGTTAACGTGCATGATATCTGCCGACGTCGCGTTCGGGACCAGCTGTATCGGAATGGATTTCAACCAGTTTTTCGAGTTTCCTACAGAGATTACTACTCTCGATATCGCCGAGTTCTCGATTGGCAAGACGACCCGGTGTTTTGTAACTGTGTCTGACCAACTTTATTGCTGGGGCGAGTTTGCAGGTGGTGGTTCCGCCCAAACACTGATGCAGCCCACCCTCAACACAGAGGTGCCCAATGCCACACGTGTGGACGCTGGTTCTGGGGGCGCTTGTGCTATCGATTCTGAAGGAAGGCTTTACTGCTGGGGGCGAAACTCAAGCGGGCAATTGGGAGATGGCACTTATGTTTCGAGTGCAAGCGCAAAAAAGGTAGAGTTCTCTGGCTCCAATTGA
- a CDS encoding putative metal-binding motif-containing protein, with translation MNTRLNRSFALIVLVSAFVACGDDGPSTQQPQNNGQNNINNSNNESNNESTPTPDPNCVVTKAGVEVCDRIDNDCDGEVDEGFELGEACTAGVGACQAEGVTVCGDDEVSVACIAQEGTPEPEVCDEIDNDCDGEVDEDFDLGEACSAGEGACLNEGTIVCQDDGTAACSAVAGEEGGTELCNDSDDDCDGEVDEGFDLGTECTVGVGACVATGALVCAEDGTTTCSVSPATPPEAEEMTCDGIDNDCDGEVDEGCDDDGDNYCDESMTVVGNPAVCILGGNDCNDTNSAINPGAAEVCDNVDNNCDGNIDENATDATVYYLDCDGDGFASGTIGRFCSAPAASTARAQCNNASTATWRTTNGNDCQDSDPDAYPGQTSYFADGMNPPPSATRTHDYNCNGTNEHLYTVTNRSGQNCVADRFRSSCIPRDGVEGWAGSLPACGTSAAYSTCSFTYNQILQECEGTRTSQTRTAVCR, from the coding sequence ATGAATACTCGATTGAACCGCTCGTTTGCTTTGATTGTACTTGTCTCGGCGTTCGTTGCCTGTGGAGATGATGGTCCCTCGACTCAGCAGCCTCAAAACAATGGGCAAAACAACATCAATAATTCCAACAACGAGTCGAATAACGAGTCCACGCCTACGCCGGACCCCAATTGCGTGGTCACCAAGGCCGGCGTTGAGGTCTGTGACCGAATCGACAACGACTGTGACGGTGAGGTGGACGAAGGTTTTGAGCTCGGAGAGGCCTGCACGGCTGGCGTCGGGGCATGTCAGGCCGAGGGTGTGACCGTGTGCGGTGACGACGAAGTTTCCGTGGCGTGTATTGCCCAAGAGGGAACGCCCGAGCCCGAAGTTTGCGACGAAATCGACAACGACTGTGATGGCGAGGTCGACGAAGACTTCGACTTGGGCGAGGCGTGCTCAGCTGGGGAGGGTGCGTGTCTCAATGAAGGCACCATCGTGTGTCAGGACGACGGCACGGCCGCATGCAGCGCCGTTGCCGGCGAAGAGGGCGGCACCGAGTTGTGCAACGACTCGGACGACGATTGTGATGGTGAGGTGGACGAAGGTTTTGACTTAGGCACTGAGTGCACTGTGGGTGTGGGCGCATGTGTTGCCACGGGAGCCTTGGTCTGCGCCGAAGACGGCACCACAACTTGCAGCGTCTCACCTGCCACGCCTCCTGAGGCTGAAGAGATGACGTGTGATGGAATCGACAATGACTGTGACGGCGAGGTGGACGAAGGCTGTGATGACGACGGGGATAATTATTGCGACGAGTCGATGACGGTGGTGGGCAACCCCGCCGTGTGTATCTTAGGCGGGAATGACTGCAACGACACGAACTCGGCCATCAACCCGGGTGCCGCCGAAGTTTGCGATAACGTCGATAACAACTGCGATGGAAATATTGACGAGAACGCTACGGACGCGACGGTCTATTACTTAGATTGTGATGGCGACGGATTTGCGAGTGGAACGATTGGCCGGTTCTGTTCGGCTCCAGCAGCTTCCACGGCGCGTGCACAATGCAATAACGCCAGCACCGCTACTTGGCGAACGACCAATGGCAACGACTGTCAGGATTCGGACCCCGACGCCTACCCCGGTCAGACTTCCTACTTTGCTGATGGAATGAACCCGCCGCCGAGCGCGACGCGAACCCACGACTACAACTGTAACGGGACCAACGAACATCTCTATACCGTGACAAATCGCTCCGGGCAAAATTGCGTGGCTGACCGCTTTAGGTCTTCGTGTATTCCGAGGGACGGCGTGGAGGGATGGGCCGGAAGTTTGCCCGCTTGCGGCACTTCTGCCGCGTATTCGACGTGCTCCTTTACGTACAATCAGATTCTTCAAGAGTGTGAGGGAACCCGCACTTCGCAAACAAGGACTGCCGTGTGTCGATAG